In Clostridiisalibacter paucivorans DSM 22131, the following are encoded in one genomic region:
- a CDS encoding aspartyl-phosphate phosphatase Spo0E family protein produces the protein MKKTKELSLKIDKHKERLAKMIKVKKGNLLDKQVVEISKNLDKVLNEYNKCKEGDKKK, from the coding sequence ATGAAAAAGACAAAAGAGTTATCTTTAAAAATAGATAAACATAAAGAGCGATTGGCAAAGATGATTAAGGTTAAGAAGGGAAATTTATTAGATAAACAGGTTGTAGAAATAAGCAAAAATTTAGATAAGGTGCTTAATGAGTATAACAAATGCAAAGAAGGTGATAAAAAGAAATAA